The following coding sequences lie in one Mycobacterium sp. Z3061 genomic window:
- a CDS encoding acyl-CoA dehydrogenase family protein: MTEPDYGVVLSDADRAFRDEVREFLAAALTSDLRGRGHDKTDHLVRMRLWQERLHEAGLAAISWPKQFGGRGAGPVQQLIFNAEMAAAHAPEPINRSAINQLGPTIIQWGSEEQRANYLPRILSGADVWCQGFSEPEAGSDLAALRTKAEIDGDELVVTGQKTWTSKAEYADWIYILARTDPAAEKHAGISCVLVPLSSPGIEIRPIRQITGQAEFNEVFFDSVRVPRANVVGPLHGGWRVAKSTLGYERVGQSRTHRIERRLAILVKMAQDDNALTRDGLDDSYVADRIAGFAARVEALRQISAQATAAGVRGVSPGPEASVAKLLTSEVDQEMANFGLDLAGPSGILDGNSIGTAKSGNVAQSYLLMRAATFGAGTSEVQRNVIAEKLLGLPRDP; the protein is encoded by the coding sequence GTGACCGAGCCGGACTACGGGGTCGTCCTCAGCGATGCCGACCGCGCATTCCGCGACGAGGTGCGCGAGTTCCTTGCCGCGGCGCTGACCTCCGACCTGCGGGGGCGCGGCCATGACAAGACCGACCATCTGGTTCGAATGCGGCTGTGGCAGGAGCGACTTCATGAGGCCGGCCTGGCTGCCATCTCGTGGCCGAAACAGTTTGGCGGCCGCGGCGCCGGTCCGGTTCAGCAGCTGATTTTCAACGCCGAGATGGCTGCCGCACACGCCCCCGAACCCATCAACCGCAGCGCGATCAACCAGCTGGGGCCGACCATCATTCAGTGGGGCTCCGAGGAGCAGCGCGCCAATTACCTGCCGAGGATTCTGTCTGGCGCAGATGTCTGGTGCCAGGGTTTCAGTGAACCTGAGGCGGGTAGCGACCTGGCCGCATTGAGGACGAAGGCCGAGATCGACGGTGACGAGTTGGTGGTCACCGGGCAGAAGACCTGGACTTCCAAAGCTGAGTATGCGGACTGGATCTACATTTTGGCTCGTACCGACCCAGCGGCGGAGAAGCACGCGGGTATCAGTTGCGTTCTGGTGCCTTTGAGTTCGCCGGGAATCGAGATCCGTCCCATCCGGCAGATCACCGGGCAGGCGGAGTTCAACGAGGTGTTCTTCGATTCGGTACGGGTGCCGCGAGCGAACGTGGTCGGCCCGTTGCATGGCGGATGGCGGGTGGCCAAGTCGACTCTCGGCTACGAACGCGTCGGCCAGAGCCGCACTCACCGCATCGAGCGACGACTGGCAATTCTGGTCAAGATGGCCCAGGACGACAACGCGCTGACCCGGGATGGGTTGGACGACAGCTATGTCGCCGATCGCATCGCTGGTTTCGCCGCGCGGGTTGAGGCGCTGCGCCAGATCTCGGCGCAGGCCACCGCCGCCGGTGTCCGCGGTGTGAGTCCCGGACCCGAGGCCTCGGTGGCCAAACTGTTGACCTCCGAAGTCGACCAGGAGATGGCTAACTTCGGGCTGGACCTCGCGGGGCCATCTGGAATCCTGGATGGCAACTCGATCGGCACTGCGAAGAGTGGCAACGTCGCTCAGAGCTACCTGCTGATGCGGGCAGCGACGTTCGGCGCGGGCACCTCAGAAGTGCAACGCAACGTGATCGCGGAGAAACTACTGGGGTTGCCACGTGACCCTTGA
- a CDS encoding enoyl-CoA hydratase/isomerase family protein, whose protein sequence is MDTDATAGGDFDPAEVTEDWVRYQVVEPHIAQITINRPDRRNAILSPDMHNMFKERLTRAEDDDDVKVVVVVAEGKDFSSGDDVRRLPVEEAGLRTGKRMPQTARMGNARRLHRHLTNWLEFPKTVIVACQGATLGAGMNLALAADILIASEDMYLARPQARIGFAGFSTAMPLALLKLGPNRGYEAMITGRRVSAAELHDWGVAASVVAADALRDEAMRYARAIAHHSADGLMVGKHALITFWHAVGMAQFGDWVPMAHSVFSNLSWREDEYNFMKERSKRGGRAAMAELERRYQEWGFE, encoded by the coding sequence ATGGACACCGACGCGACCGCCGGCGGCGACTTCGACCCCGCTGAAGTGACAGAAGACTGGGTCCGCTACCAGGTGGTCGAACCGCACATCGCGCAGATCACCATTAACCGCCCGGACCGCCGCAACGCCATCCTGTCGCCGGACATGCACAACATGTTCAAGGAACGTCTGACCCGCGCCGAAGACGACGACGATGTCAAAGTCGTGGTTGTGGTTGCCGAGGGCAAGGATTTCAGCAGCGGTGACGACGTGCGGCGACTCCCCGTGGAGGAAGCGGGTTTACGCACAGGCAAGCGAATGCCGCAGACCGCGCGCATGGGCAATGCCCGGAGACTGCACCGGCACCTGACGAATTGGCTGGAGTTCCCCAAGACCGTCATCGTCGCGTGCCAGGGTGCGACACTTGGCGCCGGAATGAATCTTGCGCTTGCCGCTGACATCCTGATTGCTTCCGAAGACATGTACCTGGCCCGACCGCAGGCTCGCATCGGGTTCGCCGGCTTCTCCACCGCGATGCCGCTCGCCCTGCTCAAGCTCGGGCCTAATCGTGGGTACGAGGCGATGATCACCGGCCGGAGAGTCTCGGCGGCGGAGCTTCACGACTGGGGCGTCGCTGCATCAGTGGTAGCCGCGGACGCACTCCGTGATGAGGCGATGCGCTACGCGCGCGCCATCGCCCACCACTCCGCGGACGGCTTGATGGTGGGCAAACACGCGCTGATCACGTTCTGGCACGCGGTTGGCATGGCCCAGTTCGGCGACTGGGTTCCGATGGCGCACAGCGTCTTCAGCAACCTCTCCTGGCGCGAGGACGAGTACAACTTCATGAAGGAACGAAGCAAACGCGGGGGACGTGCGGCGATGGCCGAGCTGGAACGCCGCTACCAAGAGTGGGGCTTCGAATAG
- a CDS encoding NAD(P)/FAD-dependent oxidoreductase has protein sequence MGYSPVGATLLGLPFDDPDHVIRDAVAQASVPALLMSMVHMTGDTGLLAELPRPFALIAMDLQGAMSEPDKDAVRERAFDVIRDYRDRGCPPPYVPGPEQMRAMLDVISAGTVTEEYVDYVAADLRFTDADQNGPVLRSSPEQRADFPVVVIGCGEAGLLAGIKLKAAGIPFTIIEKQAGAGGTWLVNRYPGCRVDIANQYYAYSFEPTDHWTHYYSEQPEILQYLTDVAARHDIEPHARFNTEVTGATWDEVSATWQVRVREADGRAETLTARALICAVGQFSNPVIPEIMGANKFRGPSFHTADWCDDVDLTGKRLAVIGAGASGFQLVPAIADTTRHVDVYQRTPQWMAPNPMYHDAVPDGARWAIRHLPYYGRWLRFVSWWPLADALDEQVRIDPDWDNGGLSCNASNHAIREMFIAWMRAFCQDRELLDKVTPKYPPMGKRTLQDNGTWLTTLQRDDVELVADGIAEISEDGITTVDGIHRPADVLVWATGFDVNHQLGPIDIRGLNGRDLNTVWGDSAFAYLGITVPGFPNFFCMYGPGTNGVNGASIIYNSECQMRYIMGCIDMVLASGCRSAMPRAEVCGDYNRRNQERLKTMVYSHPAVSSSYYKNAAGELPTLYGFRIFDYWRWTSRVNPQDYELRP, from the coding sequence GAGCGAGCCCGACAAGGACGCGGTGCGTGAGCGTGCCTTCGACGTGATCCGCGACTACCGTGACCGCGGCTGCCCGCCGCCCTATGTGCCGGGTCCCGAGCAGATGCGGGCAATGCTCGACGTGATTTCGGCGGGGACGGTGACCGAGGAATACGTGGACTATGTCGCCGCTGACCTACGGTTCACCGACGCCGACCAGAACGGTCCGGTCCTCAGGTCATCACCGGAGCAGCGCGCTGACTTCCCGGTCGTCGTCATCGGGTGCGGCGAGGCCGGACTGTTGGCCGGGATCAAACTGAAAGCGGCCGGCATCCCCTTCACCATCATCGAAAAGCAAGCGGGGGCGGGCGGAACGTGGTTGGTCAACCGCTACCCGGGCTGCCGGGTGGACATTGCCAATCAGTACTACGCCTACTCGTTCGAACCGACGGACCACTGGACCCATTACTACTCCGAGCAGCCCGAGATTCTGCAATACCTCACCGACGTGGCGGCCCGGCACGACATCGAACCCCACGCGCGATTCAACACCGAGGTGACCGGGGCGACGTGGGACGAGGTCTCGGCGACGTGGCAGGTGCGCGTTCGCGAAGCCGATGGGCGGGCCGAGACGCTCACCGCGCGAGCACTGATCTGCGCGGTCGGCCAATTCAGCAACCCGGTGATCCCAGAGATCATGGGCGCCAACAAGTTTCGTGGACCCTCGTTCCACACGGCGGACTGGTGCGACGACGTCGACCTGACCGGCAAGCGGTTGGCGGTGATCGGTGCCGGTGCCAGCGGATTCCAGCTCGTGCCCGCCATCGCCGACACCACGCGACACGTCGACGTCTATCAGCGCACGCCGCAGTGGATGGCGCCCAACCCGATGTACCACGACGCCGTGCCCGACGGCGCGAGATGGGCGATCCGTCACCTGCCCTACTACGGCCGATGGCTGCGGTTCGTATCGTGGTGGCCGCTGGCCGACGCGCTCGACGAGCAGGTGCGCATCGATCCGGACTGGGACAACGGTGGGCTCTCGTGCAACGCGTCCAACCACGCCATCCGGGAGATGTTCATCGCATGGATGCGGGCCTTCTGCCAAGACAGGGAACTCCTGGACAAAGTCACCCCGAAATACCCGCCGATGGGCAAGCGGACATTGCAGGACAACGGAACCTGGTTGACAACGCTGCAACGCGATGACGTCGAGCTGGTCGCCGACGGCATCGCCGAGATCTCCGAAGACGGGATCACCACCGTCGACGGTATCCATCGGCCGGCGGACGTGCTGGTGTGGGCCACCGGTTTCGACGTCAACCACCAACTCGGACCGATCGACATCCGCGGACTCAACGGACGCGACCTCAACACCGTCTGGGGCGACTCCGCCTTCGCCTACCTCGGCATCACGGTTCCGGGATTTCCGAATTTCTTCTGCATGTACGGGCCGGGTACCAACGGCGTCAACGGTGCCAGCATCATCTACAACTCGGAGTGCCAGATGCGCTACATCATGGGATGTATCGACATGGTGCTGGCAAGCGGTTGTCGCTCGGCGATGCCGCGCGCAGAAGTGTGCGGCGACTACAACCGCCGCAACCAGGAACGGCTGAAGACCATGGTGTACAGCCACCCGGCGGTCAGCAGCAGCTACTACAAGAACGCCGCGGGAGAGTTGCCGACGCTGTACGGATTCCGCATCTTCGACTATTGGAGATGGACAAGCCGCGTGAATCCGCAGGACTACGAACTGCGGCCGTGA
- a CDS encoding SRPBCC family protein — protein sequence MPTIAIRKQLGVSAGAVWATLADFGNVEWIPGAGDVVVEGDGPGMQRVLAGGGPTPIVEKLLWIEHATRKLCYEITDNPLPVGRFVAVATVSDGGTDSGGSTVAWEVDFEPDGDEDAARGAIEAVYGLMAGWIEDYVRAADQ from the coding sequence ATGCCGACCATCGCGATCCGAAAGCAACTGGGCGTGTCTGCGGGAGCAGTGTGGGCGACGCTCGCCGACTTCGGCAATGTCGAGTGGATCCCGGGGGCAGGTGACGTCGTTGTCGAGGGTGACGGACCGGGCATGCAGCGGGTTCTCGCCGGCGGCGGGCCAACTCCCATCGTGGAGAAGCTGCTGTGGATCGAACACGCGACGCGGAAGCTGTGCTACGAGATCACCGACAATCCATTGCCGGTCGGGCGTTTTGTGGCCGTCGCGACGGTTTCGGACGGCGGGACCGATTCCGGGGGGTCCACCGTGGCCTGGGAAGTCGACTTCGAACCGGATGGCGATGAGGATGCCGCGCGGGGTGCCATCGAAGCGGTGTACGGCCTGATGGCGGGCTGGATCGAAGACTACGTGCGCGCCGCCGACCAATAG
- a CDS encoding acyl-CoA dehydrogenase family protein, whose amino-acid sequence MTLDSARGLDNIADTAEELAALRDSADEVLRRSWSLVAFRDMLEGSVFEPGLWRTVAELGWPDVLVTENRGGGGGVLRELCVLAEAAGAAAAPIPLAGVAAAAWCADRCVDGVVLLLPTLGERTGVGVSGVWPVVPYAVVAGALLVCAGAGDQAVLGLVDINGVGVKIEPLTPLDHNPAARISLQEAPIDVLAEGRHAESRHRGAVLRAQIAQVSELVGIAAAANDAATEYAKIRRAFGRPIGAYQAIKHRLVDQRCAIEIGRALVSRAADACQDDHPDAAALTSLAAFWGIDALRPVAEGATQVFGGIAFTWEHDAHVHLRRAATSAALLGSRAYHRQAVTRWLGAGNRLTREGTAGA is encoded by the coding sequence GTGACCCTTGACTCAGCCCGTGGGTTGGACAACATCGCCGACACGGCCGAAGAACTTGCAGCTCTGCGGGATTCGGCTGATGAGGTGCTGCGCCGATCGTGGTCGCTCGTCGCTTTCCGGGACATGCTTGAAGGCTCGGTATTCGAGCCGGGGTTATGGCGGACGGTCGCCGAGCTGGGTTGGCCGGACGTGCTGGTGACCGAGAACCGCGGAGGGGGAGGCGGAGTCCTGCGCGAGTTGTGTGTGCTGGCCGAGGCGGCCGGCGCCGCGGCAGCCCCAATTCCGCTGGCGGGGGTGGCTGCCGCTGCCTGGTGCGCGGACCGCTGCGTCGACGGCGTTGTTCTACTACTGCCAACACTTGGCGAGCGCACCGGCGTCGGTGTCTCGGGAGTGTGGCCGGTGGTGCCCTACGCGGTGGTGGCCGGCGCCTTGCTGGTGTGCGCGGGTGCGGGTGACCAGGCCGTGCTGGGGTTGGTCGACATCAATGGGGTGGGGGTCAAGATCGAGCCGCTGACACCGCTGGATCACAACCCCGCCGCGCGAATCTCATTGCAGGAAGCACCAATCGACGTCCTAGCCGAAGGCCGGCACGCCGAGTCACGCCACCGTGGGGCAGTGCTGCGTGCACAGATCGCCCAAGTGTCCGAACTGGTCGGCATTGCGGCGGCCGCCAACGACGCTGCAACCGAATACGCGAAGATACGTCGAGCCTTCGGCCGGCCGATCGGCGCGTACCAGGCGATCAAGCATCGTTTGGTTGACCAGAGGTGTGCGATCGAGATCGGTCGGGCGCTGGTCAGTAGGGCCGCTGATGCGTGCCAGGACGACCATCCCGATGCCGCCGCGCTGACGTCGCTAGCAGCGTTCTGGGGGATCGATGCGCTGCGTCCAGTGGCCGAAGGCGCCACGCAAGTCTTCGGCGGCATCGCCTTCACGTGGGAGCACGACGCGCATGTGCACCTTCGCCGGGCAGCCACCTCCGCTGCCTTGCTCGGTTCCCGCGCCTATCACCGCCAAGCGGTGACGCGCTGGCTAGGGGCGGGTAACCGTCTCACCCGTGAGGGGACTGCCGGCGCATGA
- a CDS encoding SDR family NAD(P)-dependent oxidoreductase encodes MGVLEGRTALVTGAGRGIGAAVAEGLAAEGATVFVSDAGVSVDGTGHDAGPAEAVTATITSRGGKAFADTTDITDFSACADLVGRAAETLGGLDIVVNAAGILRDGMVFKMSEQDWDTVISVHLKGTFNITRHAAAWWRANRGGQYRLITFTSMSGLQGAPSQPNYAAAKMGIVGLTFSCANALRNYGVRANAIAPIAGTRMTQGIKGGGSMDYSDSNVRLSPQNCVPPVVYLASLQSDWLNRRVIFAGNGRISLMSNPVVEREIVSASGTWDIPTAFSEIETSFKEAVLYPNIFDRPSAD; translated from the coding sequence ATGGGTGTACTCGAGGGACGGACTGCACTGGTAACGGGTGCCGGGCGGGGTATCGGAGCGGCGGTCGCCGAGGGACTCGCAGCCGAGGGCGCAACGGTATTCGTCTCCGACGCCGGTGTCAGCGTCGACGGCACCGGTCACGACGCTGGTCCTGCCGAGGCCGTTACCGCCACGATCACCAGCCGGGGCGGTAAGGCATTCGCCGACACGACCGATATCACCGACTTCAGCGCATGTGCCGACCTCGTGGGTCGCGCAGCCGAAACGTTGGGCGGCCTGGATATCGTCGTGAACGCCGCCGGGATCCTGCGTGACGGCATGGTGTTCAAGATGAGCGAGCAGGATTGGGACACGGTCATTTCTGTGCATCTCAAAGGCACGTTCAACATCACGCGTCATGCGGCAGCATGGTGGCGGGCCAACCGGGGCGGGCAGTACCGGCTGATCACCTTCACCTCGATGTCCGGACTCCAGGGTGCGCCGAGCCAGCCCAACTATGCGGCGGCCAAGATGGGGATCGTCGGGCTGACGTTCTCGTGCGCCAATGCCTTGCGCAATTACGGGGTACGAGCCAATGCCATCGCACCCATCGCCGGCACCCGCATGACCCAGGGCATCAAAGGCGGCGGGAGCATGGACTACTCCGACTCCAACGTCCGACTATCGCCACAGAACTGCGTACCTCCGGTCGTGTATCTGGCTAGCCTGCAGTCGGATTGGCTCAACCGGCGGGTCATCTTCGCCGGCAACGGCCGCATAAGCCTGATGTCGAATCCGGTCGTGGAGCGAGAGATTGTCTCGGCCTCCGGAACTTGGGACATCCCGACCGCCTTCTCGGAGATCGAAACGTCGTTCAAGGAAGCGGTGCTGTACCCGAACATCTTCGACAGGCCGTCCGCCGACTGA
- a CDS encoding aromatic ring-hydroxylating dioxygenase subunit alpha, producing MTETLTGRVPEKYSCGDTFVPKSRYTDPAFLQLELDRLFAQVWQPACREEEIPDSGCFYEYTIGRQSIVVVRQKDGGIKGFHNTCSHRGMKIARENGCLQDNEFRCEFHGWRYALDGRSSFVPCREEFASRPREQWGLRPVAVGTWGGWVFVSTAQEPPDLLDWLDPLPTALAPFRLQDMRYRWRKRTYLPANWKTVIDAFIEGYHTPGTHPQTMRSAQGPRPSAEPAPPQEYAYAPYTPTITYKNHSRFVYTQRPEHSDRDSGRQELAARPEVFANSMQYQYLEVGSLVTERDFRAAQQLATLEPGDVPPFVLYHQMCEELARAEGVDFPQMSMEQYFAGNGDWHVFPSMVILVEKSCLLGYRMLPDAEDPNRSLFEMFSLEHFAPGQVPDTQWQVFERWQDHDGWGELPSQDLRNIAAIHAGMHSAGFDGLWLNTAQEMSIRNEHAIADRFLFPADAAHPREFR from the coding sequence ATGACCGAGACCCTCACCGGCCGCGTGCCCGAGAAGTATTCCTGCGGCGATACCTTCGTTCCGAAGAGCCGATACACCGACCCTGCGTTCTTGCAGCTCGAGTTGGACCGGTTATTTGCTCAGGTCTGGCAACCTGCCTGTCGCGAAGAGGAGATACCCGATTCGGGCTGCTTTTACGAATACACGATCGGACGGCAATCCATCGTCGTGGTACGCCAGAAGGACGGCGGAATCAAAGGGTTCCACAACACCTGTTCACACCGCGGAATGAAGATCGCCCGAGAGAACGGATGCCTGCAGGACAACGAGTTCCGATGTGAATTCCACGGTTGGCGATATGCGTTGGACGGCCGTTCTTCGTTCGTTCCGTGCCGTGAGGAATTCGCCTCGCGACCGCGTGAACAGTGGGGGCTGCGTCCGGTGGCGGTCGGCACCTGGGGTGGATGGGTGTTCGTCTCCACGGCGCAAGAGCCACCGGATCTGCTGGACTGGCTGGATCCGCTGCCCACTGCGCTGGCTCCATTCCGGCTGCAGGACATGCGTTATCGCTGGCGGAAGCGCACGTATCTACCGGCCAATTGGAAGACCGTGATCGACGCGTTCATCGAGGGCTACCACACCCCAGGCACCCACCCGCAGACCATGCGGTCAGCGCAGGGTCCGCGGCCGTCGGCCGAGCCCGCCCCACCACAGGAATACGCCTACGCCCCTTACACGCCGACCATCACCTACAAGAACCACTCCCGCTTCGTCTACACCCAGCGACCAGAGCACTCCGACCGCGACAGCGGCCGTCAGGAACTGGCGGCCAGACCTGAGGTGTTCGCGAATTCTATGCAGTACCAATACCTCGAGGTGGGATCTCTGGTCACCGAACGCGACTTTCGCGCCGCCCAGCAACTAGCGACCCTGGAGCCTGGCGACGTGCCACCTTTTGTGCTCTATCACCAGATGTGCGAAGAACTTGCCCGCGCCGAGGGCGTCGACTTCCCGCAGATGTCGATGGAGCAGTATTTCGCGGGAAACGGTGATTGGCACGTTTTTCCGAGCATGGTGATCCTGGTCGAGAAGTCCTGCCTGCTGGGGTATCGCATGTTGCCCGACGCCGAGGACCCGAACAGGAGCCTGTTCGAGATGTTTTCGCTCGAGCACTTCGCACCGGGCCAGGTACCCGACACTCAATGGCAGGTCTTCGAGCGGTGGCAGGACCACGATGGTTGGGGCGAGTTACCTTCGCAAGACTTGAGAAACATCGCCGCGATTCACGCCGGCATGCATTCTGCCGGCTTCGACGGGTTGTGGCTCAACACGGCGCAAGAGATGTCAATTCGCAACGAGCACGCAATCGCCGACAGATTTCTCTTCCCGGCTGACGCCGCGCACCCGAGGGAATTCCGCTAG
- a CDS encoding amidohydrolase family protein, whose product MIDPLDLVLISVDDHTIEPPDMFAGRVPSRFADLAPRIVEDTDGVCYWEYDGLRLPNIGLNAVAGRPNDEWGFEPSRFDDMRAGCYDIDARVNDMDASGVLASVCFPSFPTISGALFTYQGDREVSEVMVRAYNDWHIEDWCGRHPDRFIPMGILPLWDPTLAAAEVHRLAGLGCRAVTAPQHIGSYGQPPWQDPHWDPLWEALCEENTVVNIHIGTGGGVPVPSDQTTYLAYNSMLPIDTQRFTADLLFSPILIKFPTIKFSLSEGGIGWIPFLLERFEDIYARQRAWTGDDLGGGLTPTQVYRRNFMSCFIRDRVGIEMRDRIGVETICWEMDYPHSDSSWPDAPEQLAAQLDGCTAAEVEAITWQNAARAFGYTGVDRLGRSNCTVGALRQRIVDLDLSAPKVDAGRAPKAGATAITYGEMKLRMASILRGGA is encoded by the coding sequence GTGATTGATCCTCTCGATCTGGTACTGATCAGTGTCGACGACCACACCATCGAGCCACCCGACATGTTCGCCGGACGCGTGCCGAGTCGCTTCGCCGACCTCGCGCCGCGCATCGTCGAGGACACCGATGGCGTGTGCTACTGGGAATACGACGGTCTGCGGCTGCCCAACATCGGGCTGAACGCGGTTGCCGGCCGGCCTAACGACGAGTGGGGTTTCGAGCCGTCCCGCTTCGACGACATGAGAGCGGGGTGCTACGACATCGACGCCCGGGTGAACGACATGGACGCCTCCGGCGTCCTGGCGTCGGTATGTTTCCCGTCGTTTCCGACCATCTCGGGTGCGTTGTTCACCTACCAGGGCGACCGTGAGGTGTCGGAGGTGATGGTTCGCGCATACAACGACTGGCACATTGAGGACTGGTGCGGCCGCCATCCGGACCGCTTCATCCCGATGGGCATCCTGCCGCTCTGGGACCCGACGCTGGCCGCCGCGGAGGTGCATCGTCTTGCGGGACTGGGTTGTCGGGCGGTGACCGCTCCGCAGCACATCGGTAGCTACGGACAGCCGCCGTGGCAGGACCCACACTGGGATCCGCTGTGGGAGGCGCTGTGCGAAGAGAACACCGTGGTGAATATTCACATCGGCACGGGCGGCGGCGTGCCCGTGCCGTCCGATCAGACCACCTACCTTGCTTACAACTCGATGCTGCCAATCGATACGCAACGGTTCACGGCGGACCTGTTGTTCTCGCCGATCCTGATCAAATTTCCCACCATCAAGTTTTCACTCTCCGAAGGGGGCATCGGCTGGATTCCGTTCCTGCTCGAGAGGTTCGAGGACATCTACGCGCGTCAGCGGGCCTGGACGGGTGACGATCTCGGTGGCGGTCTGACCCCCACCCAGGTATATCGCCGCAACTTCATGTCCTGTTTCATCCGGGATCGGGTGGGCATCGAAATGCGGGACCGAATCGGTGTCGAGACCATTTGTTGGGAAATGGATTACCCGCACTCCGACAGCAGCTGGCCCGACGCGCCGGAGCAACTGGCTGCCCAGCTGGACGGCTGCACTGCGGCAGAGGTCGAGGCGATCACGTGGCAGAACGCTGCGCGGGCGTTCGGCTACACCGGTGTCGACCGGCTCGGCCGGTCGAACTGCACGGTTGGGGCACTGCGACAGAGAATCGTCGACCTGGATCTGTCCGCACCCAAGGTAGATGCCGGCCGAGCACCCAAGGCCGGCGCCACCGCAATCACCTACGGCGAGATGAAACTGCGGATGGCATCGATCCTTCGTGGTGGGGCGTGA